In one window of Mesoplodon densirostris isolate mMesDen1 chromosome 4, mMesDen1 primary haplotype, whole genome shotgun sequence DNA:
- the LOC132487615 gene encoding ubiquitin-like modifier-activating enzyme 5, giving the protein MGIVSDYEKIRAFAVAIVGVGGVGSVTAEMLTRCGIGKLLLFDYDKVELANINRLFFQPHQAGLSKVQAAEHTLRNINPDVLFEVHNYSITTVESFECFMNRISNGGLEEGKPVDLVLSCVDNFEARMTINTACNELGQTWMESGVSENAVSGHIQLIIPGESACFACAPLLVVAANIDEKTLKREGVCAASLPTTMGVVAGILVQNVLKFLLNFGTVSFYLGYNAMQDFFPTMSMKPNPQCDDRNCIKQQEEYKKKVAALPTQKVVQEEEEIIHDNNVWGIELVPEVSEEELKSSSGPIPDLPEGITVVYRVPPKQEDSVPEVTVEDSGESLEDLMAKMKNM; this is encoded by the coding sequence ATGGGAATTGTAAGTGACTATGAGAAAATCCGTGCCTTTGCTGTAGCAATAGTAGGTGTTGGTGGAGTTGGCAGTGTGACTGCTGAAATGCTGACAAGATGTGGCATTGGTAAGTTGCTACTCTTTGACTATGACAAGGTGGAACTGGCCAAtataaatagacttttcttccaGCCTCATCAAGCAGGATTAAGTAAAGTTCAAGCAGCAGAACATACTTTGAGGAACATTAATCCTGATGTTCTTTTTGAAGTACACAACTACAGTATAACAACAGTAGAAAGCTTTGAATGTTTCATGAATAGAATAAGTAATGGTGGATTAGAAGAAGGAAAACCTGTTGACCTAGTTCTTAGCTGTGTGGACAATTTTGAAGCTCGAATGACAATAAATACAGCTTGTAATGAGCTTGGACAAACATGGATGGAGTCTGGGGTCAGTGAAAATGCAGTTTCAGGGCATATACAGCTCATAATTCCTGGAGAATCTGCTTGTTTTGCGTGTGCTCCACTGCTTGTAGTTGCTGCAAATATTGATGAGAAGACTCTGAAACGAGAAGGTGTTTGTGCAGCCAGTCTTCCTACCACTATGGGAGTGGTTGCTGGGATCTTGGTACAAAATGTGTTAAAGTTTCTGTTAAATTTTGGTACTGTTAGTTTTTACCTTGGATACAATGCAATGCAGGATTTTTTCCCTACTATGTCCATGAAGCCAAATCCTCAGTGTGATGACAGAAATTGTATTAAGCAACAGGAAGAATATAAGAAAAAGGTAGCAGCACTGCCCACACAGAAGGTTgttcaagaagaggaagagataataCATGACAACAATGTGTGGGGTATTGAGTTGGTACCTGAGGTTTCAGAAGAGGAACTGAAAAGTTCTTCAGGTCCAATTCCTGACTTACCTGAAGGAATTACAGTGGTATATAGAGTTCCCCCAAAGCAAGAAGATTCTGTACCTGAAGTAACAGTGGAAGATTCTGGTGAAAGCTTGGAAGACCTCATGGCCAAGATGAAGAACATGTAA